Proteins from a genomic interval of Scophthalmus maximus strain ysfricsl-2021 chromosome 22, ASM2237912v1, whole genome shotgun sequence:
- the LOC118292182 gene encoding E3 ubiquitin-protein ligase RNF19A, with translation MSSLHQQHHGSAGSERDLHSATSTVSLPSVRKTPKKRRLSLHSLFGRRRRPDRDPKRKSRPPQAGAGVDGTVSTEIVQSEILQDKTSSHSAPSVASTSSVSGSSSELLECPLCLLRHARDRFPDIMTCHHRSCADCLRQYLRIEISESRVNISCPECSERYNPHDIRMILGDRALMDKYEEFMLRRWLVAEPDCRWCPAPDCGYAVIAFGCASCPKITCGREGCGTEFCYHCKQLWHPNQTCDTARQQRAQSLRLRSFRSSSLSYSQESGAAGDDIKPCPRCAAYIIKMNDGSCNHMTCAVCGCEFCWLCMKEISDLHYLSPSGCTFWGKKPWSRKKKILWQLGTLVGAPVGIALIAGIAIPAMIIGIPVYVGRKIHNRYEGKDISKHKRNLVIAGGVTLSVIVSPVVAAVTVGIGVPIMLAYVYGVVPISLCRSGGCGVSAGNGKGVRIEFDDENDNIGSGAAATDTTSVTETRLNNPSLGDGASVGGLTGLSLSVSGSHMERCGMSSTQRDNMSDNASTTALAGTSITGSLSGSCYNRMEVQADVQKERCSLSGESATVSLGTISDNASTKAMAGSILSAYMPLERDNSLDVQVDEEKVRHLSASSSLDEASCSSSTAGLKEASGVPCSCPSACCYTPHDSHCCPSSPWAKEPSTSGGRKKNIWRRARGSKGDTKMNSAQGDMDAQLLEQRSTNSSEFESPSLSGSLPSVADSHCSHFSSELCCSDQETPRTAHPPSSAPADPHAHHPAAAFTPMPEVENDHPEHYPSQSSRVAFTHRLLSASPPASPIGGSSGTFLYISEGSVGDVTADLELGEDESMKETTDNTAAEPVSPTSTRCIQTDI, from the exons ATGAGCAGCCTGCACCAGCAACACCATGGCAGCGCAGGCTCAGAGCGAGATCTTCATTCTGCCACCTCCACCGTCAGCCTCCCTTCGGTCAGAAAGACCCCCAAGAAGCGGCGTCTGTCCCTCCACTCGCTGTTTGGCCGACGGCGACGGCCCGACCGCGACCCCAAGCGCAAATCCAGGCCTCCGCAGGCTGGAGCCGGAGTGGACGGCACTGTCAGCACTGAAATTGTGCAGTCAGAGATTCTCCAGGATAAAACCTCTTCCCACTCGGCGCCAAGCGTAGCATCAACTTCGTCAGTGTCGGGGTCTTCATCGGAGCTACTGGAGTGCCCCCTGTGCCTACTGCGCCATGCTCGCGATCGCTTCCCCGACATCATGACCTGTCACCACCGCTCCTGTGCAGACTGCCTGCGACAGTATCTGCGCATCGAGATCTCGGAGTCGCGCGTCAACATCAGCTGCCCTGAGTGTTCCGAGCGCTACAACCCCCACGATATCCGCATGATCCTGGGAGACCGAGCCCTCATGGACAAGTATGAAGAGTTCATGCTGAGGAGGTGGCTGGTGGCTGAACCTGACTGCCGCTGGTGTCCTGCCCCGGACTGTGG CTACGCAGTCATTGCGTTCGGCTGTGCCAGCTGCCCAAAGATCACCTGTGGACGCGAGGGCTGTGGGACAGAGTTCTGCTACCACTGCAAACAGCTGTGGCATCCCAACCAGACGTGTGACACGGCACGGCAACAGAGGGCGCAGAGCCTGCGGCTGAGGAGTTTCaggtcctcctccctcagctaTAGTCAAGAGAGTGGAGCTGCAG GCGATGACATCAAGCCATGTCCCCGGTGTGCTGCCTACATCATCAAGATGAATGATGGGAGCTGTAATCACATGACCTGCGCTGTCTGCGGCTGTGAGTTCTGCTGGCTCTGCATGAAGGAGATCTCTGACTTGCACTATTTAAG tcCGTCAGGCTGCACCTTCTGGGGTAAGAAGCCCTGGAGCCGAAAGAAGAAGATTCTGTGGCAGCTTGGCACGTTGGTGGGAGCCCCGGTGGGTATCGCCCTCATTGCCGGCATCGCCATCCCCGCAATGATCATCGGCATCCCAGTCTATGTGGGCAGAAAG ATCCATAACCGCTACGAGGGCAAGGACATCTCCAAACACAAGAGGAACTTGGTGATTGCCGGTGGTGTGACGCTGTCGGTGATTGTGTCGCCTGTAGTTGCTGCTGTCACCGTTG GAATCGGTGTTCCCATCATGCTGGCCTACGTCTATGGTGTTGTCCCGATCTCACTGTGTCGGAGCGGCGGCTGTGGCGTGTCTGCCGGCAATGGCAAAGGGGTGCGAATCGagtttgatgatgaaaatgacaacATAGGCAGTGGGGCGGCAGCCACAG ACACAACCTCGGTGACAGAGACACGTCTCAACAATCCCAGCCTTGGAGACGGCGCGAGCGTCGGCGGTCTGACAGGCCTGAGTCTCAGCGTCAGCGGCAGCCACATGGAGCGTTGTGGCATGAGCTCCACTCAGCGGGACAACATGTCCGACAATGCCAGCACCACAGCCCTCGCTGGGACCAGCATCACCGGCAGCCTGTCTGGCAGCTGCTACAACAG gATGGAAGTGCAGGCTGACGTCCAGAAGGAGCGTTGCAGTCTGAGCGGAGAGTCGGCCACGGTCAGTCTCGGAACGATCAGTGACAACGCAAGCACAAAAGCCATGGCAGGATCCATCCTCAGTGCCTACATGCCCCTGGAGAG agaCAACAGTCTGGATGTTCAGGTGGACGAGGAGAAGGTGAGACACTTGAGTGCCAGCAGCAGTCTGGATGAAGCCAGctgtagcagcagcactgcTGGCCTCAAAGAAGCTAGCGGTGTGCCGTGCTCATGCCCCTCCGCCTGCTGCTATACTCCGCACGACAGCCACTGCTGCCCCTCGTCTCCCTGGGCGAAGGAACCCTCCACCTCAgggggcagaaagaaaaatatttggagAAGAGCTAGAGGCAGCAAAGGAgacacaaaaatgaattcagCACAAGGAGATATGGATGCTCAGCTCCTGGAGCAGCGCAGCACTAACTCCTCTGAGTTTGAATCGCCGTCCCTGAGCGGCAGCCTCCCGTCTGTGGCCGACTCGCACTGCAGCCACTTCTCCTCagagctctgctgctctgaccAGGAAACCCCAAGAACAGCTCATCCACCTTCCTCCGCGCCAGCGGACCCCCACGCTCATCATCCCGCCGCGGCCTTCACACCCATGCCTGAGGTGGAGAACGACCACCCTGAGCATTATCCCTCTCAGAGCAGCCGCGTGGCCTTCACCCACCGTCTGCTGTCTGCATCTCCACCCGCCTCGCCGATAGGCGGGAGCAGTGGGACGTTTCTGTACATCAGCGAGGGGAGTGTTGGCGACGTCACGGCCGACCTGGAGCTAGGCGAAGACGAGAGCATGAAAGAGACCACAGATAACACTGCTGCGGAGCCTGTAAGCCCGACGAGCACGCGCTGTATACAAACCGATATCTGA
- the ptpn2b gene encoding tyrosine-protein phosphatase non-receptor type 2 isoform X1: MDQEFEDIDSEDRWQKLYLEIRNQSHECSFKVAKHPENRNRNRYRDVSPFDHSRVKLENVENDYINASLVEMEEAQRSYILTQGPLRNTCGHFWLMIWEQETKAIIMLNRVIEKGSSQEKCAQYWPTSEEREMAFRDTRFLVTLSSEDAKSYYTTRVLELQNINTGEKREIYHFHYTTWPDFGVPESPASFLNFLFKVRESRALGADHGPAVVHCSAGIGRSGTFSLVDTCLVLMDKRKDPSSVDIKSILLDMRKYRMGLIQTPDQLRFSYMAALEGAKYIMGDSSVQNRWRELSREDQEPSSESRPSTQPQAKCPTERHNGSQRAGQPEEGGGDYRQDGKVPAQPPCKEQELDGSTTHKRRREDSISKSGTTKTPQSKPRTNESEKKRKRAKTSDS; encoded by the exons ATGGACCAGGAGTTTGAAGACATCGACTCAGAGGACCGGTGGCAAAAACTCTACTTA GAAATCAGGAATCAGTCCCACGAGTGCTCCTTCAAGGTGGCGAAGCATCCGGAGAACCGCAACCGGAACAGATACAGGGACGTCAGTCCAT TCGATCACAGTCGGGTGAAGCTGGAGAACGTGGAGAACGACTACATCAACGCGAGtctggtggagatggaggaggccCAGAGAAGTTACATATTGACTCAG GGCCCCCTCAGAAACACTTGTGGCCACTTTTGGCTCATGATCTGGGAGCAGGAAACCAAAGCCATCATCATGCTCAACAGGGTCATAGAGAAAGGCTCA TCACAGGAAAAGTGTGCCCAGTACTGGCCCACGTCGGAGGAGCGGGAGATGGCCTTCAGAGACACGCGTTTCTTGGTCACGCTGTCGTCCGAAGACGCCAAGTCTTACTACACCACCAGAGTGTTGGAGCTGCAGAATATTAAC acgggggagaagagagagatctACCACTTTCATTACACCACGTGGCCTGATTTCGGTGTCCCAGAATCCCCAGCGTCGTTCCTCAACTTCCTTTTCAAGGTGCGGGAATCGAGAGCGTTGGGTGCCGACCACGGGCCGGCTGTGGTGCACTGCAGCGCCGGAATCGGACGCTCTGGGACGTTTTCACTAGTCGACACGTGTCTGGTCCTG ATGGACAAGAGGAAAGACCCATCATCAGTGGACATCAAAAGCATCCTGTTGGACATGAGGAAGTACCGCATGGGCCTGATCCAGACCCCGGACCAGCTCCGCTTCTCCTACATGGCCGCTCTCGAAGGAGCCAAGTACATTATGGGAGACTCGTCTGTACAG AACCGCTGGCGGGAGTTGTCCAGGGAAGATCAGGAGCCGTCATCAGAGTCTCGGCCCTCGACTCAGCCGCAGGCCAAGTGTCCGACAGAGCGACACAACGGCAGCCAGCGGGCGGGTCagccagaggagggaggaggagactaCCGGCAGGACGGCAAAGTACCTGCACAGCCTCCCTGCAAGGAGCAGGAGCTGGACGGCAGCACAACACA
- the ptpn2b gene encoding tyrosine-protein phosphatase non-receptor type 2 isoform X2, with protein MDQEFEDIDSEDRWQKLYLEIRNQSHECSFKVAKHPENRNRNRYRDVSPFDHSRVKLENVENDYINASLVEMEEAQRSYILTQGPLRNTCGHFWLMIWEQETKAIIMLNRVIEKGSEKCAQYWPTSEEREMAFRDTRFLVTLSSEDAKSYYTTRVLELQNINTGEKREIYHFHYTTWPDFGVPESPASFLNFLFKVRESRALGADHGPAVVHCSAGIGRSGTFSLVDTCLVLMDKRKDPSSVDIKSILLDMRKYRMGLIQTPDQLRFSYMAALEGAKYIMGDSSVQNRWRELSREDQEPSSESRPSTQPQAKCPTERHNGSQRAGQPEEGGGDYRQDGKVPAQPPCKEQELDGSTTHKRRREDSISKSGTTKTPQSKPRTNESEKKRKRAKTSDS; from the exons ATGGACCAGGAGTTTGAAGACATCGACTCAGAGGACCGGTGGCAAAAACTCTACTTA GAAATCAGGAATCAGTCCCACGAGTGCTCCTTCAAGGTGGCGAAGCATCCGGAGAACCGCAACCGGAACAGATACAGGGACGTCAGTCCAT TCGATCACAGTCGGGTGAAGCTGGAGAACGTGGAGAACGACTACATCAACGCGAGtctggtggagatggaggaggccCAGAGAAGTTACATATTGACTCAG GGCCCCCTCAGAAACACTTGTGGCCACTTTTGGCTCATGATCTGGGAGCAGGAAACCAAAGCCATCATCATGCTCAACAGGGTCATAGAGAAAGGCTCA GAAAAGTGTGCCCAGTACTGGCCCACGTCGGAGGAGCGGGAGATGGCCTTCAGAGACACGCGTTTCTTGGTCACGCTGTCGTCCGAAGACGCCAAGTCTTACTACACCACCAGAGTGTTGGAGCTGCAGAATATTAAC acgggggagaagagagagatctACCACTTTCATTACACCACGTGGCCTGATTTCGGTGTCCCAGAATCCCCAGCGTCGTTCCTCAACTTCCTTTTCAAGGTGCGGGAATCGAGAGCGTTGGGTGCCGACCACGGGCCGGCTGTGGTGCACTGCAGCGCCGGAATCGGACGCTCTGGGACGTTTTCACTAGTCGACACGTGTCTGGTCCTG ATGGACAAGAGGAAAGACCCATCATCAGTGGACATCAAAAGCATCCTGTTGGACATGAGGAAGTACCGCATGGGCCTGATCCAGACCCCGGACCAGCTCCGCTTCTCCTACATGGCCGCTCTCGAAGGAGCCAAGTACATTATGGGAGACTCGTCTGTACAG AACCGCTGGCGGGAGTTGTCCAGGGAAGATCAGGAGCCGTCATCAGAGTCTCGGCCCTCGACTCAGCCGCAGGCCAAGTGTCCGACAGAGCGACACAACGGCAGCCAGCGGGCGGGTCagccagaggagggaggaggagactaCCGGCAGGACGGCAAAGTACCTGCACAGCCTCCCTGCAAGGAGCAGGAGCTGGACGGCAGCACAACACA